In one Silene latifolia isolate original U9 population chromosome 10, ASM4854445v1, whole genome shotgun sequence genomic region, the following are encoded:
- the LOC141606039 gene encoding uncharacterized protein LOC141606039: MALPSTPQYILSPQASPQQGGEQSIIQTLLNAYRNQLLQIEVMMVVAVIMSCIMLLGSLRKRTINGFFKLCMWTTMVTTPLLLSYSIGLMTNLRSGLFPVWGVMLLAGMANYGAISAFELEDNETALVVYVQGFWKCCLVIVMTLGYNKAQIPTHLWWPLFILIQLVFFRLIDRIFSLAFASKKGLLLGIGSKVEIVAEFMAWEVQMTLQAEEEEPTADPKSMYGYRYLVGMKHLCSIPFTYSPPCYDRNFEKVKENIVTTQEIWQCEGDLLNSNGGDCEGWLKDTCLSFALFWMLLRRYVGYPMVELNSLEEKTWNFFRYGLTPEISPATCERTFRVIEQELSFVYDYFYTKNFVIYLKGTWMMILRFLVMVAFLVIAQLILKNHHDTQFVKISDNLPSIKLDVLITKVVIYAMLIFELVFMVHYLLITQWSRVEWVCTYVRKQLWRNQTWKDKCYRWAIEHICRHSLRRTMKHWKREIDQYSLLESHDYNFPLHYILSWVVPTELFDIHKKGRKAGKSITFCLNLKAALLSSLHENERKLTNGISSLRKYGVDTDFSWACDLETHTHTILVWHIATSFCELNQLNRHPGNVKSDNLFVATSLSKYCAYLVAFVPELLPDQRNITFKIINGVIWEANIVFKECSNMEAKYEMMRSMTGEYRDAKDCIIRKGIWLGKSLIDRMSRESLWEMLGEFWAELLLYMAPSDDVAAHIKHLANGGELITHLWTLLTHAGVLKRD, translated from the coding sequence ATGGCACTCCCCTCCACGCCACAATATATCTTATCCCCACAAGCATCACCGCAACAGGGAGGAGAACAGTCGATCATCCAAACGTTACTAAATGCATACCGGAATCAATTGCTACAAATCGaagttatgatggttgtggctgtTATCATGTCATGCATAATGCTCCTAGGATCCCTTAGGAAGCGTACAATCAATGGTTTCTTCAAGCTATGCATGTGGACCACTATGGTTACGACTCCTTTGTTACTTTCGTATAGCATTGGCCTAATGACAAATCTAAGAAGCGGGTTGTTCCCTGTATGGGGAGTCATGTTGCTAGCAGGGATGGCCAATTATGGCGCTATAAGCGCTTTTGAACTTGAGGACAATGAAACTGCTTTGGTTGTCTATGTGCAGGGGTTCTGGAAATGTTGCTTAGTGATTGTCATGACTTTGGGATACAATAAAGCCCAAATTCCTACTCACCTCTGgtggcctctatttatactaatccaGCTTGTGTTCTTCAGGCTTATTGACAGGATATTTTCTCTGGCTTTTGCGAGCAAAAAAGGTCTGCTACTAGGTATCGGTTCTAAGGTTGAAATAGTTGCAGAATTCATGGCATGGGAGGTGCAGATGACGCTCCAAGCTGAAGAAGAAGAACCAACGGCCGATCCAAAAAGCATGTATGGGTACCGATATTTGGTGGGAATGAAACACCTATGTAGCATACCTTTTACATATTCCCCACCTTGCTACGACCGAAATTTTGAAAAGGTAAAAGAAAATATTGTTACGACACAAGAAATTTGGCAGTGTGAAGGCGATTTGTTGAACTCAAATGGTGGGGATTGTGAAGGATGGCTTAAGGACACATGTCTCTCTTTCGCGCTCTTTTGGATGCTACTACGGAGATACGTAGGCTACCCTATGGTTGAACTGAATTCGCTTGAGGAAAAAACATGGAATTTCTTCCGCTACGGGCTAACACCAGAAATCTCACCAGCTACATGTGAGAGAACTTTTAGGGTGATTGAGCAGGAGCTGAGCTTCGTCTACGACTACTTCTATACCAAGAATTTCGTAATATACCTAAAGGGAACTTGGATGATGATACTCAGATTCCTTGTCATGGTTGCATTTTTAGTGATTGCACAATTAATCTTAAAAAACCATCATGATACTCAATTCGTAAAAATCTCGGATAACCTCCCATCTATCAAGCTGGACGTTCTAATCACCAAGGTCGTTATATACGCGATGCTCATATTTGAATTAGTATTCATGGTTCATTACCTGCTCATAACACAATGGTCTAGAGTAGAATGGGTGTGCACCTATGTACGAAAGCAACTTTGGAGAAATCAAACCTGGAAAGACAAATGTTATAGATGGGCTATTGAGCATATATGCCGACATTCATTACGCAGAACTATGAAGCATTGGAAACGAGAAATTGATCAGTACTCTCTTCTCGAGTCCCATGACTACAATTTCCCCCTACACTATATTCTTAGCTGGGTTGTTCCCACGGAATTATTTGATATACACAAAAAGGGTCGAAAGGCAGGCAAATCAATCACATTTTGTCTAAATTTGAAAGCGGCACTACTATCATCTCTCCATGAAAATGAGCGAAAATTGACAAACGGAATATCCTCACTCCGGAAGTATGGTGTAGATACTGATTTTTCCTGGGCTTGCGATCTTGAGACACATACCCATACCATCCTTGTCTGGCATATCGCTACTAGTTTTTGTGAGCTCAACCAACTCAATCGGCATCCTGGTAACGTGAAGTCAGATAATCTATTTGTTGCAACAAGTCTGTCAAAATACTGTGCTTACCTTGTGGCTTTTGTGCCCGAGTTGTTACCTGATCAGAGGAACATAACATTCAAAATCATCAATGGTGTAATATGGGAAGCCAATATTGTTTTCAAGGAATGCTCTAACATGGAAGCTAAGTATGAAATGATGAGGTCCATGACAGGTGAATACAGAGACGCCAAGGACTGTATCATACGGAAAGGGATATGGCTTGGAAAGTCGCTCATAGATAGAATGAGTCGCGAGTCCTTGTGGGAAATGCTAGGAGAGTTTTGGGCAGAGTTACTTCTATACATGGCCCCCTCAGATGATGTCGCCGCACATATTAAGCATCTGGCTAATGGAGGTGAGTTAATTACCCACCTCTGGACTTTGCTTACTCATGCTGGCGTCCTTAAGAGAGATTGA
- the LOC141608353 gene encoding uncharacterized protein LOC141608353: MGGVSEGVQHAILEETNFVQGEFPFRYLGVSLNEGRLNKEMFADLLNKMQKALHHWANYKVSYAGKISLINTVIFGLEQFWCSTLLIPKGVLKLVTKFCRNFLWGTVEGQRKLIMKSWSSCCKPHIEGGFNIKEILAWNKCILCKWIWAIETHADSSWVIWNHTYNIKQGGKVQLSLIYEQLRDHDRKISWEKTVWNRVALPKHSVLVVLAMQHKLATIDKLNYRGLHMVNRCILCKADNESHQHLFFKCQFATSIWNRLLKWMKLRGRTDSLKRELHWLAGRRRRRHWKAQWISSCLTALAYSIWEERNSRIFRDVEHNEDYIVRRVQYLVSIRLLYAYHSSYEDEILDSINS; this comes from the exons ATGGGAGGTGTGTCTGAGGGTGTCCAGCATGCTATTCTAGAGGAGACTAACTTTGTGCAAGGGGAGTTTCCTTTCAGGTATTTGGGTGTTTCCTTAAATGAAGGGAGACTTAACAAAGAAATGTTTGCTGACCTATTGAATAAAATGCAAAAAGCTCTTCACCATTGGGCAAACTACAAGGTATCCTATGCTGGCAAAATCAGTTTGATAAACACTGTGATTTTTGGCCTGGAGCAATTCTGGTGTTCCACTTTACTGATACCTAAGGGTGTTCTGAAGCTTGTAACAAAATTCTGCAGGAATTTTCTCTGGGGTACTGTGGAGGGTCAACGCAAGCTTATCATGAAGAGTTGGTCTTCTTGCTGCAAGCCACATATTGAGGGTGGGTTTAATATCAAAGAAATTTTGGCTTGGAATAAATGTATACTGTGTAAGTGGATCTGGGCTATTGAGACTCATGCTGACAGTTCTTGGGTTATCTGGAATCACACTTATAATATAAAGCAAG GCGGGAAAGTTCAGCTGAGTTTAATATATGAGCAGCTGAGAGATCATGATAGAAAAATCAGTTGGGAAAAGACTGTTTGGAATAGGGTTGCTCTTCCTAAGCATAGTGTGTTGGTGGTCTTGGCTATGCAACATAAACTAGCCACCATTGATAAACTGAATTACAGGGGATTGCATATGGTTAATCGCTGCATTCTGTGCAAAGCTGACAATGAATCTCATCAACATTTATTTTTCAAATGCCAGTTTGCTACTTCAATCTGGAACAGGTTATTGAAGTGGATGAAGCTCAGGGGACGGACTGATAGTTTAAAGAGAGAACTTCATTGGCTAGCTGGTCGAAGGAGAAGACGTCATTGGAAAGCTCAATGGATATCGAGTTGTCTTACAGCCTTAGCTTACAGCATCTGGGAAGAACGGAATTCCCGTATTTTCCGAGATGTTGAACATAATGAGGACTATATTGTGCGGAGAGTCCAATACTTAGTTAGTATAAGATTATTATATGCTTATCATTCCTCTTATGAGGATGAAATTCTAGATTCTATTAACTCGTAA
- the LOC141608352 gene encoding uncharacterized protein LOC141608352 — protein sequence MGSGTLILKQWSPTFSKEMDSVSVVPAWVLFPDLDPFMWSEKVLSKMASVVGKPLFADLPTTFKSKLSFARVLVEVDVAGTLPTSVTLSSPYHGEVEQRIIYEWLPYYDPLLRKLGHVKEKCKFTKINQNLA from the coding sequence ATGGGCTCTGGTACACTCATTTTGAAACAATGGTCACCCACTTTCTCTAAGGAAATGGATAGTGTATCAGTTGTCCCTGCTTGGGTTTTATTCCCTGATTTGGATCCATTTATGTGGTCAGAAAAGGTACTAAGTAAGATGGCTAGTGTGGTGGGTAAACCCCTCTTTGCAGATTTGCCCACTACATTCAAGTCTAAGCTCTCATTTGCTAGAGTTCTGGTAGAGGTTGATGTGGCTGGAACATTACCTACTTCAGTCACGTTATCTTCTCCCTACCATGGTGAAGTGGAACAAAGGATCATATACGAATGGTTACCCTATTACGATCCTTTGTTGCGGAAATTGGGTCATGTTAAAGAAAAATGCAAATTTACTAAGATTAATCAAAACCTTGCTTGA